In the genome of Mogibacterium neglectum, the window AAAACATTCGTTATCAGCCTTATGGCTAACACCTGGAAAACGCGAATTAGTAAAAACGCAATCATCGGCGCCCAGTCTAGACCCATCTGCCCGTGGCCATTCTTATAGATTATCTTTCTAATCGGATTGACAAGCGGACTTGTAAGCTGGGTTCCCATCTGATATAAGCCTCTCATGAACTCACTAGTTCCTGCAAACCAGCTTAACACCGCTGTCACTACAAGCATCATCTGTAGTATTGAGCAAAACCACGTGATGGCTCTTATCAGAACTAAATCCATCAATTACCTCCAAGGGCTGCTTTTCTCGCCAAGCTGTCCACCTTCAGCACTCTCACGGTTAACCTTCGCAGCTATGTCAACATTAGCAGGTGCAAATATGAATATGTTAGATGTCACTCTTTGTACATTTCCATTAAGTGCATATGTTGCTCCACTAAGGAAATCGAACATCTTACGAGCTAGCTCAGTCTCAACATGTTCTAGGTTAATAATCACAGGCTTTCTCGACTTAAGATTATCTACGAGCTTAGTACACTCGTCGAAATTCTTAGGTTCGATTACAAGCATCTTAAAAGGACCTGAACCATTCATCGAATAAGCTTTATTCTGTGGTCCCTTTGAAATTAGTGGCTCAATCTTATCATATGCCGCATCTGACTTGTGAATGCCAGTCTCTGGACGAGATTGACCCATTGGAGCGACTGGTTTCTCGTCGCCTCTCATCTTATCCATTTCTTCAGCGATTTCATCTTCTGAAACTTCGATTTCGTCCTCTGACTCCATTCCGATCGCCGCTTTAAGAGCATCCTTAAAACCCATGACTCTTTCCTCCATTTTACGTCAATTTAATATCCATACTATTATATT includes:
- a CDS encoding YggT family protein, with protein sequence MDLVLIRAITWFCSILQMMLVVTAVLSWFAGTSEFMRGLYQMGTQLTSPLVNPIRKIIYKNGHGQMGLDWAPMIAFLLIRVFQVLAIRLITNVF
- a CDS encoding cell division protein SepF, whose translation is MGFKDALKAAIGMESEDEIEVSEDEIAEEMDKMRGDEKPVAPMGQSRPETGIHKSDAAYDKIEPLISKGPQNKAYSMNGSGPFKMLVIEPKNFDECTKLVDNLKSRKPVIINLEHVETELARKMFDFLSGATYALNGNVQRVTSNIFIFAPANVDIAAKVNRESAEGGQLGEKSSPWR